A single Nomascus leucogenys isolate Asia chromosome 14, Asia_NLE_v1, whole genome shotgun sequence DNA region contains:
- the GALK1 gene encoding galactokinase, with product MCAPPRVAPPEHPAPTGLCRSSCAELQARVMAALRQPQVAELLAEARRAFREEFGAEPELAVSAPGRVNLIGEHTDYNQGLVLPMALELVTVLVGSPRKDGLVSLLTTSEGADEPQRLQFPLPTAQRSLEPGTPRWANYVKGVIQYYPAAPLPGFSAVVVSSVPLGGGLSSSASLEVATYTFLQQLCPDSGTIAARAQVCQQAEHSFAGMPCGIMDQFISLMGQKGHALLIDCRSLETSLVPLSDPKLAVLITNSNVRHSLGSSEYPVRRRQCEEVARALGKESLREVQLEELEAARDLVSKEGFRRAQHVVGEIQRTAQAAAALRRGDYRAFGRLMVESHRSLRDDYEVSCPELDQLVEAALAVPGVYGSRMTGGGFGGCTVTLLEASAAPHAMWHIQEHYSGTATFYLSQAADGAKVLPL from the exons ATGTGCGCACCCCCGCGCGTGGCCCCGCCCGAGCATCCCGCGCCGACGGGGCTGTGCCGGAGCAGCTGTGCGGAGCTGCAGGCGCGCGTCATGGCTGCTTTGAGGCAGCCTCAGGTCGCGGAGCTGCTGGCCGAGGCCCGGCGAGCCTTCCGGGAGGAGTTCGGGGCCGAGCCCGAGCTGGCCGTGTCCGCGCCGGGCCGCGTCAACCTCATCGGGGAACACACGGACTACAACCAGGGCCTGGTGCTGCCTATG GCTCTGGAGCTCGTTACGGTGCTGGTGGGCAGCCCCCGCAAGGATGGGCTGGTGTCTCTCCTCACCACCTCTGAGGGTGCCGATGAGCCCCAGCGGCTGCAGTTTCCACTGCCTACAGCTCAGCGCTCGCTGGAGCCTGGGACTCCTCGGTGGGCCAACTATGTCAAGGGAGTGATTCAGTACTACCCAG CTGCCCCCCTCCCtggcttcagtgcagtggtggTCAGCTCAGTGCCCCTGGGGGGTGGCCTGTCCAGCTCAGCATCCTTGGAAGTGGCCACGTACACCTTCCTCCAGCAGCTCTGTCCAG ACTCGGGCACAATAGCTGCCCGCGCCCAGGTGTGTCAGCAGGCCGAGCACAGCTTCGCAGGGATGCCCTGTGGCATCATGGACCAGTTCATCTCACTTATGGGACAGAAAGGCCACGCGCTGCTCATTGACTGCAG GTCCTTGGAGACAAGCCTGGTGCCACTCTCGGACCCCAAGCTGGCCGTGCTCATCACCAACTCTAATGTCCGCCACTCCCTGGGCTCCAGCGAGTACCCTGTGCGGCGGCGCCAGTGTGAAGAAGTGGCCCGGGCGCTGGGCAAGGAAAGCCTCCGGGAGGTACAACTGGAAGAGCTGGAGG CTGCCAGGGACCTGGTGAGCAAAGAGGGCTTCCGGCGGGCCCAGCACGTGGTGGGGGAGATTCAGCGCACGGCCCAGGCAGCGGCCGCCCTGAGACGTGGCGACTACAGAGCCTTTGGCCGCCTCATGGTGGAGAGCCACCGCTCACTCAG AGACGACTATGAGGTGAGCTGCCCGGAGCTGGACCAGCTGGTGGAGGCTGCGCTTGCTGTGCCTGGGGTTTATGGCAGCCGCATGACAGGCGGTGGCTTCGGTGGCTGCACGGTGACACTGCTGGAGGCCTCCGCTGCTCCCCACGCCATGTGGCACATCCAG GAGCACTACAGCGGGACTGCCACCTTCTACCTCTCTCAAGCAGCCGATGGAGCCAAGGTGCTGCCCTTGTGA